One window from the genome of Acanthochromis polyacanthus isolate Apoly-LR-REF ecotype Palm Island chromosome 21, KAUST_Apoly_ChrSc, whole genome shotgun sequence encodes:
- the LOC110956704 gene encoding ras-related protein Rab-37-like, translating to MSTRKASLTDKQTKNGTSKYVLERCASINEYYDIAFKVMLLGDSAVGKTCVLVRFKDGAFLGGNFIATVGIDFRNKVVDVDNFKVKLQIWDTAGQERFRSVTHAYYRDAQALLLLYDITSKPSFDNIRAWLTEIHEYAQKDVVIMLLGNKSDMAAERVVKTEEGEKLAKEYGVPFMETSAKTGVNVDLAFHAIAKELKHRATQQPNEPKFQIHDYIESQKHKTGCCGLV from the exons ATGTCCACGAGAAAAGCATCGTTGACGGACAAGCAGACTAAAAACGGCACATCAAAATATGTGTTGGAGAGATGCGCTTCTATTAACGAGTATTATGATATTGCTTTCAAG gtgatgctgctgggaGATTCAGCCGTGGGGAAGACGTGCGTGTTGGTGCGCTTTAAAGACGGGGCATTCCTGGGAGGCAACTTTATAGCCACCGTTGGAATAGACTTTAGG AATAAAGTGGTAGATGTCGACAACTTCAAAGTCAAACTCCAG ATCTGGGATACAGCCGGCCAAGAGAGATTCCGCAGTGTAACGCACGCCTACTACAGAGATGCCCAGG CTTTACTTTTGCTTTATGATATCACCAGCAAGCCATCGTTTGACAATATCAGG GCTTGGCTGACTGAAATACATGAGTATGCCCAGAAGGATGTGGTCATCATGTTGCTCGGCAACAAG TCAGACATGGCTGCAGAGAGGGTTGTGAAGACGGAGGAAGGAGAGAAGCTGGCGAAG GAATATGGAGTTCCGTTTATGGAGACCAGTGCGAAGACGGGAGTCAATGTGGATCTGGCTTTTCATGCTATTGCAAA GGAGCTGAAGCACAGAGCAACGCAGCAGCCCAACGAGCCCAAGTTCCAGATTCACGACTACATCGAGTCTCAGAAGCACAAGACCGGCTGCTGTGGCCTCGTGTAG
- the xylt2 gene encoding xylosyltransferase 2 translates to MVASARVQKLLRRYKLAIAAALTILLIQGLVVWSLRSLEEGEAERKTRRSKLPDHNSQDPKRDSVLWEKQNSLSGKNKGRWSARLERTGGTAASALRRGNSRRGGKPSIRLKTPQARGMTGAGLDGVVLHDLSSSRNFSDARGGTDGAAKLPAVAIPGEPGSVDGAHQAPNSDFVPKCDIVGKDALSALHRAGSQQCRQEIANIVCQHQAGQLMPDALPQFCPQLGISHPVQAIGELDHSLSKVENPVRVAFVLMVHGRAVRQLKRLIKAIYHRDHYYYIHVDKRSGYMHREVLKIAQQFPNIRATPWRMVTIWGGASLLKAYLRSMQDLLSMLDWKWDFFINLSATDFPTRTNDELVAFLSLHRDKNFLKSHGRENARFIKKQGLDRLFHECDNHMWRLGERNIPEGLEVSGGSDWFALTRRFVEYVINSQDDLVSGLKQFYSYALLPAESFFHTVLGNSHMCDTLVDNNLRVTNWNRKLGCKCQYKHIVDWCGCSPNDFKPQDLIRIQQLTRPTFFARKFESAVNQEAIDILDTHLYGQYAPGTVAIKAYWESLFEQLDGVGSLSDGALTAYTSFFRLGLKSLVTMQSNVEACRFEPVGFPLSIHLYFYDERFQGYLVRQEVQAVGSKARETIEMWAVPQATLVLETNLKEYERLKKMEIGTDWDPKERIFRNFGGVIGPLDEPLAVQKWARGPNLTATIVWIDPALVVAASYDITVDVDAEYTQYKPPLQHPLRPGTWTVRVLKQWERIAEVRFLVMPFTFNNKEPLRKEEDNWLHAGPPSNLYLDQSFQQLSSVLKLPPQEPAMQLAQRNAQLVGQPLETWLDSLVGTYWVIGDLCTTQASSCPALASCSKTAWSSLSPDPKSELGPVKSDGRIR, encoded by the exons ATGGTGGCCAGTGCTCGAGTACAGAAGCTCCTCCGACGGTACAAACTAGCGATCGCGGCTGCGTTAACTATCCTCCTGATCCAAGGGCTTGTAGTATGGAGTCTGAGAAGTCTGGAGGAAGGCGAGGCGGAG AGAAAAACTAGACGATCTAAGCTGCCTGACCACAACAGTCAGGACCCCAAGAGAGACAGTGTACTCTGGgagaaacaaaattctttatCGGGGAAGAACAAGGGCAGATGGAGCGCCAGGTTGGAGAGGACGGGGGGCACAGCAGCCAGCGCGTTGAGGAGAGGGAACAGCCGCCGAGGAGGAAAGCCCAGCATCAGGCTGAAGACTCCCCAAGCTCGGGGGATGACGGGGGCGGGACTAGATGGCGTCGTCCTCCATGATCTGTCCAGCAGCCGTAACTTCAGTGATGCCCGCGGCGGCACAGACGGGGCAGCTAAGTTACCAGCTGTAGCGATACCAGGGGAGCCGGGCAGTGTGGACGGAGCGCACCAAGCCCCCAACAGTGACTTTGTGCCTAAATGTGATATCGTAGGCAAAGACGCGCTGTCAGCCCTCCATCGTGCCGGGTCACAGCAGTGCCGACAGGAGATCGCCAACATCGTGTGCCAGCATCAGGCCGGGCAGCTCATGCCAGACGCACTTCCTCAGTTCTGCCCACAGCTCG GTATATCACATCCGGTTCAGGCCATTGGTGAGCTGGACCACAGCCTGTCCAAGGTGGAGAACCCTGTCAGGGTGGCTTTTGTTCTGATGGTCCACGGTCGTGCTGTACGGCAGCTCAAGCGCCTCATCAAAGCCATATACCACCGTGATCACTATTACTACATCCATGTGGACAAG CGATCCGGCTACATGCATCGAGAGGTCCTGAAGATAGCCCAGCAGTTCCCAAATATACGAGCCACTCCCTGGAGGATGGTCACCATCTGGGGAGGAGCCAGCCTTCTGAAGGCCTACCTACGCAGCATGCAGGACCTGCTCTCCATGCTGGATTggaaatgggattttttcatcAATCTCAGTGCCACAGACTTCCCCACTAG GACCAATGATGAACTGGTGGCGTTCCTGTCGCTGCACAGAGACAAAAACTTCCTGAAGTCCCATGGGAGAGAGAATGCACG GTTCATTAAGAAGCAGGGCCTTGACCGTCTCTTCCATGAGTGCGACAACCACATGTGGCGTCTTGGCGAACGCAACATCCCAGAAGGCTTAGAGGTCTCAGGTGGCTCTGATTGGTTTGCTCTCACCCGCCGCTTCGTGGAGTACGTCATCAACTCCCAGGATGACCTGGTGTCAGGTCTGAAGCAGTTCTATTCCTACGCTCTGCTCCCTGCGGAG TCCTTCTTCCACACAGTGCTCGGAAACAGCCATATGTGCGACACCCTGGTGGACAATAACCTGCGAGTCACCAACTGGAACCGTAAGCTGGGCTGTAAATGCCAGTATAAACACATTGTTGACTGGTGTGGCTGCTCTCCCAATGATTTTAAACCACAAGACCTTATTCGGATCCAG CAATTAACTCGTCCAACATTCTTTGCCCGTAAGTTTGAGTCAGCAGTGAACCAGGAGGCCATAGACATTCTGGACACTCACCTGTATGGCCAGTATGCTCCAGGAACCGTTGCCATCAAGGCATATTGGGAGAGTCTGTTTGAACAGCTGGATGGTGTGGGCTCTCTCAGTGACGGGGCTCTCACTGCATACACTTCTTTCTTTCGCCTTGGCCTAAAAAGTCTGGTGACTATGCAGAGCAATGTGGAAGCCTGCAG GTTTGAACCAGTAGGCTTTCCTCTCTCTATACATTTGTACTTTTATGATGAGCGTTTCCAAGGGTACCTGGTTCGTCAGGAAGTCCAGGCTGTTGGGTCGAAGGCAAGGGAGACGATAGAGATGTGGGCAGTGCCTCAAGCAACACTTGTCCTTGAGACAAACCTTAAAGAATATGAAAGACTCAAAAAAATGGAA ATTGGTACAGATTGGGATCCCAAGGAAAGGATTTTCCGTAACTTTGGGGGGGTGATTGGCCCTTTGGATGAGCCACTGGCAGTCCAGAAGTGGGCTCGTGGTCCAAATCTCACAGCCACTATTGTGTGGATCGACCCAGCTCTGGTGGTCGCAGCATCGTATGACATTACTGTGGACGTGGATGCAGAATACACCCAGTACAAACCGCCATTGCAGCACCCTCTGCGGCCTGGCACGTGGACAGTACGGGTGTTAAAACAATGGGAGCGCATTGCGGAAGTTCGCTTCCTTGTCATGCCTTTCACCTTCAACAATAAAGAGCCACTACGCAAAG AGGAGGACAACTGGCTCCATGCAGGACCTCCCAGTAACTTGTACCTGGATCAGAGCTTCCAGCAGCTGAGCTCTGTGCTGAAGCTTCCTCCCCAGGAGCCCGCCATGCAGCTGGCCCAGCGCAACGCCCAGTTAGTGGGCCAACCACTAGAAACATGGTTAGACAGCCTCGTGGGGACATACTGGGTTATAGGTGACCTGTGCACCACGCAGGCTTCCTCTTGCCCGGCCTTGGCGTCTTGCTCCAAGACTGCCTGGAGCTCCCTGTCCCCAGATCCGAAGTCTGAACTGGGCCCAGTCAAAAGTGATGGGCGGATCAGGTAG